In Salmo salar chromosome ssa15, Ssal_v3.1, whole genome shotgun sequence, one genomic interval encodes:
- the LOC106572651 gene encoding protein lifeguard 2 — MTQGKLSVTNKAAEAGEKQYGTSSGEAGGPPAPPTYEEATGTSEKAGLSGSPCYSGAYPSDGEMLTEFSWSDKNIRRIFIRKVYSILMIQLLVTLSIVALFTFCEPVKNYIQSNPGWYWASYAVFFVTYITLVCCPGPRRQFPWNLILLAVFTLSLSYMTGMLSSYYNTKSVVMCLGITAMVCLTVTLVSFQTKFDVTSCQGVLFTFCMVMMVSGLVLAIALPYGYVPWVHGVYGVLGALLFTMFLAFDTQLLMGNKRYTISPEEYVFATLNIYLDIIYIFSFFLSLFGTERTN; from the exons ATGACCCAGGGCAAG CTTTCAGTCACGAACAAGGCTGCTGAAGCAGGAGAGAAGCAGTATGGCACTTCAAGTGGAGAAGCTGGAGGGCCACCGGCCCCTCCCACCTATGAGGAGGCCACTGGCACAAGTGAGAAAG CAGGCCTCAGCGGCAGCCCCTGTTACAGTGGGGCTTATCCTAGTGACGGGGAAATGCTAACAGAATTCAGCTGGAGTGATAAAAACATCCGGCGGATCTTTATCCGCAAG GTTTACTCCATCTTGATGATCCAACTTCTTGTCACTCTTTCCATAGTGGCTCTCTTCACATTCTG TGAACCAGTAAAGAACTACATTCAGTCCAACCCTGGATGGTACTGGGCTTCTTA TGCTGTATTCTTTGTCACATACATTACACTCGTCTGCTGTCCTGGACCAAG GAGACAGTTTCCATGGAATCTGATCCTGCTCGCCGTCTTT accctgtctctctcctatatgacagggatGCTATCCAG TTATTACAACACCAAGTCAGTGGTGATGTGTCTGGGTATTACTGCTATGGTCTGTTTAACCGTCACTCTCGTCAGCTTCCAAACTAAG TTTGACGTGACCTCATGCCAAGGCGTATTGTTTACCTTCTGCATGGTCATGATGGTGTCTGGACTGGTCTTGGCCATCGCCCTGCCCTACGGATAT GTGCCCTGGGTGCATGGTGTCTATGGTGTCTTGGGAGCGTTACTGTTTACCATG TTCTTGGCGTTTGACACACAGCTTCTGATGGGGAACAAGCGCTACACAATAAGTCCAGAGGAATACGTCTTTGCCACTCTCAACATCTACCTAGATATTATCTACATCTTCTCCTTCTTCCTGTCTCTGTTCGGAACAGAGAGGACAAACTGA
- the LOC106572650 gene encoding sentrin-specific protease 1 isoform X2 gives MFNTFYEWIGTGFANLRYGVPAPDQQDNVDTHGIQQRRPIRRKRPIDCLEDGEAVDHDDQAIAVKKFRMGDLVDTVKTAAEGVKSHSANVASWVRNSMTPTLRNILPASPGPLDEHPGEEPPEEPQLEPSTFAPPPSTVWEETEVLEVRNSTPLDGTVVAPSTTLEWKSSKSESFRIEKSMKESTVCRRQVCMALKHRETPKTNGHSVSQPPSSSSTSKPCPSPHPGRTHFRTPTSNRRFTSAGLGTGSGSITSMYEKTFPIRVVQSPSHGSSSYRLLKARARCTAQESVCEEEKEVYRQLLAMVSGGQSSLCHSGSSQGFPRSHRDFTSFLNTSRRLLQCSSPAGSGDASRVPSGPPSPRPESSNVPSPGEGSSSGAGNQPWASDSDLSPRGPEPVQSAPSSVSILDTSSQDSQSSAHDGDSVIIVKEQKGKKPDSSSVPCYQAELWIKELTSMYDFRARERRRQIEGQEALAAQLLRQRISEDSQLGHRPVELHVRVPLEKEVPLAAFIEEPKPTEEEPEFPELTEVINFYMNLLVERSKDPSLPTVHTFNTFFFPKLRSAGYSAVRRWTKKMDIFSMDVILVPVHLGVHWCLSVVDLRNKSITYFDSMGGNNDEACRILLQYLQQESKDKKGKDLDTAEWTLQSKKRNEIPQQMNGNDCGMFTCKYAEYVTKDKPITFTQKHMPYFRRRMVWEILNRKLL, from the exons ATGTTCAATACATTTTACGAATGGATTGGAACGGGCTTCGCTAATCTCCGCTACGGAGTGCCAGCTCCCGACCAACAGGATAACGTTGATACACACGGAATACAACAACGGCGTCCGATCAGGAGAAAAAGACCCATCGACTG TTTGGAGGACGGAGAGGCCGTTGACCATGATGACCAAGCCATAGCAGTGAAGAAATTCCGGATGG GGGATCTTGTTGATACAGTAAAGACTGCGGCTGAAGGGGTGAAGAGCCATAGCGCCAATGTGGCTTCGTGGGTACGGAACAGTATGACCCCTACCTTGAGGAACATACTGCCTGCTTCCCCTGGCCCTCTAGATGAACACCCAGGGGAAGAGCCTCCAGAAGAGCCCCAACTGGAGCCCTCAACCTTTGCACCCCCTCCCTCAACTGTCTGGGAAGAAACTGAG GTCCTCGAGGTGAGGAACTCTACTCCTCTGGATGGGACGGTTGTTGCTCCCTCAACAACTCTGGAATGGAAAAGCTCTAAATCAG AGTCCTTTAGAATTGAGAAGTCGATGAAGGAATCGACGGTCTGCAGACGGCAAGTTTGCATGGCTCTTAAACATCGTGAAACGCCCAAAACAAATGGGCACTCTGTCAGTCAGCCTCCTTCCTCCAGCAGCACCTCTAAGCCATGTCCCTCTCCCCACCCGGGAAGGACCCACTTCAGAACACCTACATCAAATAG ACGGTTTACCTCAGCAGGGTTGGGTACAGGAAGCGGCTCCATCACCAGCATGTATGAGAAGACCTTCCCTATCCGCGTGGTGCAGAGTCCTTCACATGGCAGCTCCTCCTACCGCCTCCTCAAAGCCAGGGCTCGCTGCACTGCACAAGAG TCTGtctgtgaggaggagaaggaggtgtaCAGACAGCTACTGGCCATGGTCTCAGGTGGACAGTCCTCCTTGTGTCACAGCGGCAGCTCCCAGGGCTTTCCGCGCTCACACAGAGACTT CACCAGCTTCCTGAATACCAGCAGACGTCTGCTCCAGTGTTCGTCCCCTGCCGGGTCAGGAGATGCCTCACGGGTACCAAGTGGACCACCAAGCCCCCGTCCAGAGTCCAGCAACGTCCCCAGCCCAGGGGAGGGCTCCTCCAGTGGGGCAGGGAACCAGCCATGGGCCTCTGACTCAGACCTCAGCCCCAGGGGACCAGAGCCAGTACAGTCTGCCCCTTCCTCAGTTAGCATACTGGACACCTCTTCTCAGGACTCACAATCATCAG CTCATGACGGGGACTCCGTAATCATTGTGAAAGAGCAGAAGGGCAAAAAGCCAGACAGTTCAAG TGTACCATGCTACCAAGCTGAGCTCTGGATCAAAGAATT GACTAGCATGTACGACTTCCGTGCCCGGGAGAGACGGAGGCAGATAGAGGGGCAGGAGGCCCTAGCTGCTCAGCTGCTGCGACAG CGTATATCAGAAGACAGCCAGCTGGGCCACAGGCCCGTGGAGCTGCATGTTAGAGTCCCTCTGGAGAAGGAGGTTCCTCTGGCTGCCTTCATAGAGGAACCCAAACCCACAGAGGAGGAACCAGAGTTCCCCGAGCTCACTGAG GTGATCAACTTCTACATGAACCTGCTGGTGGAACGCAGTAAGGATCCCAGCCTGCCGACGGTCCACACCTTCAACACCTTCTTCTTCCCAAAGCTACGCAGCGCAGGCTACTCTGCCGTACGCCGCTGGACCAAAAAGATGGACATCTTCTCAATGGACGTCATACTGGTGCCTGTCCACCTGGGGGTGCACTGGTGCCTCTCT GTAGTGGATCTCCGTAACAAGAGTATCACGTACTTTGATTCAATGGGAGGGAACAATGACGAAGCCTGCAGGATACTGCTGCAATACCTGCAGCAGGAAAGCAAGGACAAGAAGGGCAAAGACCTGGATACTGCAGAATGGACTCTGCAGAGCAAGAAACGCAAT GAGATTCCTCAGCAGATGAATGGAAATGACTGTGGAATGTTCACATGTAAATATGCAGAGTATGTCACCAAAGACAAGCCAATCACATTCACACAA AAACACATGCCCTACTTCAGGAGACGCATGGTCTGGGAGATATTGAATCGGAAACTGTTGTGA
- the LOC106572650 gene encoding sentrin-specific protease 1 isoform X1: MFNTFYEWIGTGFANLRYGVPAPDQQDNVDTHGIQQRRPIRRKRPIDCLEDGEAVDHDDQAIAVKKFRMGDLVDTVKTAAEGVKSHSANVASWVRNSMTPTLRNILPASPGPLDEHPGEEPPEEPQLEPSTFAPPPSTVWEETEVLEVRNSTPLDGTVVAPSTTLEWKSSKSESFRIEKSMKESTVCRRQVCMALKHRETPKTNGHSVSQPPSSSSTSKPCPSPHPGRTHFRTPTSNRRFTSAGLGTGSGSITSMYEKTFPIRVVQSPSHGSSSYRLLKARARCTAQESVCEEEKEVYRQLLAMVSGGQSSLCHSGSSQGFPRSHRDFTSFLNTSRRLLQCSSPAGSGDASRVPSGPPSPRPESSNVPSPGEGSSSGAGNQPWASDSDLSPRGPEPVQSAPSSVSILDTSSQDSQSSAHDGDSVIIVKEQKGKKPDSSSVPCYQAELWIKELTSMYDFRARERRRQIEGQEALAAQLLRQRISEDSQLGHRPVELHVRVPLEKEVPLAAFIEEPKPTEEEPEFPELTEDMEGEVGQALMVGSQDEVLSEGFRLTITRKDLQTLSHLNWLNDEVINFYMNLLVERSKDPSLPTVHTFNTFFFPKLRSAGYSAVRRWTKKMDIFSMDVILVPVHLGVHWCLSVVDLRNKSITYFDSMGGNNDEACRILLQYLQQESKDKKGKDLDTAEWTLQSKKRNEIPQQMNGNDCGMFTCKYAEYVTKDKPITFTQKHMPYFRRRMVWEILNRKLL; this comes from the exons ATGTTCAATACATTTTACGAATGGATTGGAACGGGCTTCGCTAATCTCCGCTACGGAGTGCCAGCTCCCGACCAACAGGATAACGTTGATACACACGGAATACAACAACGGCGTCCGATCAGGAGAAAAAGACCCATCGACTG TTTGGAGGACGGAGAGGCCGTTGACCATGATGACCAAGCCATAGCAGTGAAGAAATTCCGGATGG GGGATCTTGTTGATACAGTAAAGACTGCGGCTGAAGGGGTGAAGAGCCATAGCGCCAATGTGGCTTCGTGGGTACGGAACAGTATGACCCCTACCTTGAGGAACATACTGCCTGCTTCCCCTGGCCCTCTAGATGAACACCCAGGGGAAGAGCCTCCAGAAGAGCCCCAACTGGAGCCCTCAACCTTTGCACCCCCTCCCTCAACTGTCTGGGAAGAAACTGAG GTCCTCGAGGTGAGGAACTCTACTCCTCTGGATGGGACGGTTGTTGCTCCCTCAACAACTCTGGAATGGAAAAGCTCTAAATCAG AGTCCTTTAGAATTGAGAAGTCGATGAAGGAATCGACGGTCTGCAGACGGCAAGTTTGCATGGCTCTTAAACATCGTGAAACGCCCAAAACAAATGGGCACTCTGTCAGTCAGCCTCCTTCCTCCAGCAGCACCTCTAAGCCATGTCCCTCTCCCCACCCGGGAAGGACCCACTTCAGAACACCTACATCAAATAG ACGGTTTACCTCAGCAGGGTTGGGTACAGGAAGCGGCTCCATCACCAGCATGTATGAGAAGACCTTCCCTATCCGCGTGGTGCAGAGTCCTTCACATGGCAGCTCCTCCTACCGCCTCCTCAAAGCCAGGGCTCGCTGCACTGCACAAGAG TCTGtctgtgaggaggagaaggaggtgtaCAGACAGCTACTGGCCATGGTCTCAGGTGGACAGTCCTCCTTGTGTCACAGCGGCAGCTCCCAGGGCTTTCCGCGCTCACACAGAGACTT CACCAGCTTCCTGAATACCAGCAGACGTCTGCTCCAGTGTTCGTCCCCTGCCGGGTCAGGAGATGCCTCACGGGTACCAAGTGGACCACCAAGCCCCCGTCCAGAGTCCAGCAACGTCCCCAGCCCAGGGGAGGGCTCCTCCAGTGGGGCAGGGAACCAGCCATGGGCCTCTGACTCAGACCTCAGCCCCAGGGGACCAGAGCCAGTACAGTCTGCCCCTTCCTCAGTTAGCATACTGGACACCTCTTCTCAGGACTCACAATCATCAG CTCATGACGGGGACTCCGTAATCATTGTGAAAGAGCAGAAGGGCAAAAAGCCAGACAGTTCAAG TGTACCATGCTACCAAGCTGAGCTCTGGATCAAAGAATT GACTAGCATGTACGACTTCCGTGCCCGGGAGAGACGGAGGCAGATAGAGGGGCAGGAGGCCCTAGCTGCTCAGCTGCTGCGACAG CGTATATCAGAAGACAGCCAGCTGGGCCACAGGCCCGTGGAGCTGCATGTTAGAGTCCCTCTGGAGAAGGAGGTTCCTCTGGCTGCCTTCATAGAGGAACCCAAACCCACAGAGGAGGAACCAGAGTTCCCCGAGCTCACTGAG GATATGGAGGGGGAGGTGGGCCAGGCGCTGATGGTAGGCAGCCAGGACGAGGTGCTGAGTGAAGGCTTCAGACTCACCATCACACGCAAAGATCTCCAGACACTCAGCCACCTCAACTGGCTCAACGATGAG GTGATCAACTTCTACATGAACCTGCTGGTGGAACGCAGTAAGGATCCCAGCCTGCCGACGGTCCACACCTTCAACACCTTCTTCTTCCCAAAGCTACGCAGCGCAGGCTACTCTGCCGTACGCCGCTGGACCAAAAAGATGGACATCTTCTCAATGGACGTCATACTGGTGCCTGTCCACCTGGGGGTGCACTGGTGCCTCTCT GTAGTGGATCTCCGTAACAAGAGTATCACGTACTTTGATTCAATGGGAGGGAACAATGACGAAGCCTGCAGGATACTGCTGCAATACCTGCAGCAGGAAAGCAAGGACAAGAAGGGCAAAGACCTGGATACTGCAGAATGGACTCTGCAGAGCAAGAAACGCAAT GAGATTCCTCAGCAGATGAATGGAAATGACTGTGGAATGTTCACATGTAAATATGCAGAGTATGTCACCAAAGACAAGCCAATCACATTCACACAA AAACACATGCCCTACTTCAGGAGACGCATGGTCTGGGAGATATTGAATCGGAAACTGTTGTGA
- the LOC106572650 gene encoding sentrin-specific protease 1 isoform X3, with translation MFNTFYEWIGTGFANLRYGVPAPDQQDNVDTHGIQQRRPIRRKRPIDCLEDGEAVDHDDQAIAVKKFRMGDLVDTVKTAAEGVKSHSANVASWVRNSMTPTLRNILPASPGPLDEHPGEEPPEEPQLEPSTFAPPPSTVWEETEVLEVRNSTPLDGTVVAPSTTLEWKSSKSESFRIEKSMKESTVCRRQVCMALKHRETPKTNGHSVSQPPSSSSTSKPCPSPHPGRTHFRTPTSNRRFTSAGLGTGSGSITSMYEKTFPIRVVQSPSHGSSSYRLLKARARCTAQESVCEEEKEVYRQLLAMVSGGQSSLCHSGSSQGFPRSHRDFTSFLNTSRRLLQCSSPAGSGDASRVPSGPPSPRPESSNVPSPGEGSSSGAGNQPWASDSDLSPRGPEPVQSAPSSVSILDTSSQDSQSSAHDGDSVIIVKEQKGKKPDSSSVPCYQAELWIKELTSMYDFRARERRRQIEGQEALAAQLLRQRISEDSQLGHRPVELHVRVPLEKEVPLAAFIEEPKPTEEEPEFPELTEDMEGEVGQALMVGSQDEVLSEGFRLTITRKDLQTLSHLNWLNDEVRAHHTASVTQPPQLAQRRGESSSHCFCHSATSTGSTMR, from the exons ATGTTCAATACATTTTACGAATGGATTGGAACGGGCTTCGCTAATCTCCGCTACGGAGTGCCAGCTCCCGACCAACAGGATAACGTTGATACACACGGAATACAACAACGGCGTCCGATCAGGAGAAAAAGACCCATCGACTG TTTGGAGGACGGAGAGGCCGTTGACCATGATGACCAAGCCATAGCAGTGAAGAAATTCCGGATGG GGGATCTTGTTGATACAGTAAAGACTGCGGCTGAAGGGGTGAAGAGCCATAGCGCCAATGTGGCTTCGTGGGTACGGAACAGTATGACCCCTACCTTGAGGAACATACTGCCTGCTTCCCCTGGCCCTCTAGATGAACACCCAGGGGAAGAGCCTCCAGAAGAGCCCCAACTGGAGCCCTCAACCTTTGCACCCCCTCCCTCAACTGTCTGGGAAGAAACTGAG GTCCTCGAGGTGAGGAACTCTACTCCTCTGGATGGGACGGTTGTTGCTCCCTCAACAACTCTGGAATGGAAAAGCTCTAAATCAG AGTCCTTTAGAATTGAGAAGTCGATGAAGGAATCGACGGTCTGCAGACGGCAAGTTTGCATGGCTCTTAAACATCGTGAAACGCCCAAAACAAATGGGCACTCTGTCAGTCAGCCTCCTTCCTCCAGCAGCACCTCTAAGCCATGTCCCTCTCCCCACCCGGGAAGGACCCACTTCAGAACACCTACATCAAATAG ACGGTTTACCTCAGCAGGGTTGGGTACAGGAAGCGGCTCCATCACCAGCATGTATGAGAAGACCTTCCCTATCCGCGTGGTGCAGAGTCCTTCACATGGCAGCTCCTCCTACCGCCTCCTCAAAGCCAGGGCTCGCTGCACTGCACAAGAG TCTGtctgtgaggaggagaaggaggtgtaCAGACAGCTACTGGCCATGGTCTCAGGTGGACAGTCCTCCTTGTGTCACAGCGGCAGCTCCCAGGGCTTTCCGCGCTCACACAGAGACTT CACCAGCTTCCTGAATACCAGCAGACGTCTGCTCCAGTGTTCGTCCCCTGCCGGGTCAGGAGATGCCTCACGGGTACCAAGTGGACCACCAAGCCCCCGTCCAGAGTCCAGCAACGTCCCCAGCCCAGGGGAGGGCTCCTCCAGTGGGGCAGGGAACCAGCCATGGGCCTCTGACTCAGACCTCAGCCCCAGGGGACCAGAGCCAGTACAGTCTGCCCCTTCCTCAGTTAGCATACTGGACACCTCTTCTCAGGACTCACAATCATCAG CTCATGACGGGGACTCCGTAATCATTGTGAAAGAGCAGAAGGGCAAAAAGCCAGACAGTTCAAG TGTACCATGCTACCAAGCTGAGCTCTGGATCAAAGAATT GACTAGCATGTACGACTTCCGTGCCCGGGAGAGACGGAGGCAGATAGAGGGGCAGGAGGCCCTAGCTGCTCAGCTGCTGCGACAG CGTATATCAGAAGACAGCCAGCTGGGCCACAGGCCCGTGGAGCTGCATGTTAGAGTCCCTCTGGAGAAGGAGGTTCCTCTGGCTGCCTTCATAGAGGAACCCAAACCCACAGAGGAGGAACCAGAGTTCCCCGAGCTCACTGAG GATATGGAGGGGGAGGTGGGCCAGGCGCTGATGGTAGGCAGCCAGGACGAGGTGCTGAGTGAAGGCTTCAGACTCACCATCACACGCAAAGATCTCCAGACACTCAGCCACCTCAACTGGCTCAACGATGAGGTGAGAGCTCATCACACTGCTTCTGTCACTCAGCCACCTCAACTGGCTCAACGACGAGGTGAGAGCTCATCACACTGCTTCTGTCACTCAGCCACCTCAACTGGCTCAACGATGAG GTGA